One window from the genome of Dioscorea cayenensis subsp. rotundata cultivar TDr96_F1 chromosome 3, TDr96_F1_v2_PseudoChromosome.rev07_lg8_w22 25.fasta, whole genome shotgun sequence encodes:
- the LOC120250326 gene encoding uncharacterized protein LOC120250326 — protein MRETVSRYFNHVLFAIGELQHEFVRPPSTRTPPYIATRNTLYPYFKDCIGALDGTHIHASVPVSEVAAFRGRKPYPTQNVLAAVDFDLRFTFVLAGWEGSAHDSLVLRDALERPNGLKVPEGKYYLVDAGYATRPGFIPPYRGVRYHLKEFGSRTPANPKELFNLRHSSARTSIERAFGSLKNRFKVLASRPFFPFKTQAELVLACCTLHNYILNGGEDDFIPSEEDWIPHRSSQTTFREQREEAQEWAIRRDQIAAEMWANKMEGDSAFEGSQTASITKSRLRASGNKRWTLTESRYFIRFMASQVEQGLKVDKGFKPQAIHAAVRAMNDTFGVTVTEANVSNHLRTIRRRWVRIKKLKEMSGMGWDDNLKMIVMGEAEYIEYIKVHTQDEPYLNKPIEDYDLLEAICGNDQATGHRAIPSGSRIGAQMDYNTEPEAFPQAQHFDNMSFEEAYGYVR, from the exons ATGCGGGAAACCGTTAGTAGGTATTTCAATCATGTCTTATTCGCAATTGGTGAATTACAACATGAATTCGTGAGACCACCAAGTACGCGAACACCACCATATATAGCAACAAGGAACACATTATACCCTTACTTCAAG GATTGCATTGGGGCCTTAGATGGGACACATATTCATGCTTCTGTCCCAGTATCTGAAGTAGCAGCATTTCGAGGAAGAAAACCATACCCAACACAAAATGTCCTTGCTGCTGTAGATTTTGACCTCCGTTTCACTTTTGTATTAGCTGGTTGGGAAGGATCGGCGCATGATTCCTTAGTTCTTCGTGATGCACTCGAAAGACCAAATGGGTTAAAAGTCCCCGAAG GAAAGTATTATTTGGTTGATGCCGGCTATGCCACAAGACCTGGGTTTATACCCCCTTACCGGGGTGTTAGATATCACTTGAAAGAGTTTGGCTCTCGAACACCTGCAAATCCTAAGGAGCTTTTTAATCTACGACATTCATCTGCACGCACATCCATTGAACGTGCATTTGGTTCTTTGAAGAACCGCTTTAAAGTCCTCGCATCCAGacctttttttccatttaagACACAAGCAGAACTTGTTTTGGCATGTTGTACCTTACATAATTACATCCTCAACGGCGGTGAGGATGACTTTATTCCGTCTGAGGAAGATTGGATACCACATCGGTCTTCACAAACCACCTTTAGGgaacaaagagaagaagcacaagagTGGGCTATCCGTCGTGATCAAATTGCAGCCGAGATGTGGGCAAACAA AATGGAAGGAGATAGTGCATTTGAAGGTAGCCAGACAGCATCAATTACCAAGAGCAGATTAAGGGCATCAGGAAATAAGAGATGGACACTAACTGAAAGTCGATACTTCATAAGGTTTATGGCTAGCCAAGTTGAGCAAGGCTTAAAAGTAGATAAAGGATTCAAACCACAAGCAATACATGCTGCAGTTCGAGCCATGAATGATACATTCGGGGTGACAGTTACGGAAGCTAATGTAAGTAACCATCTCAGAACAATAAGGAGAAGATGggtgagaataaaaaaattaaaagagatgaGTGGTATGGGATGGGATGATAATCTCAAAATGATTGTCATGGGAGAGGCTGAGTACATAGAGTATATTAAG GTCCACACACAAGATGAGCCTTATTTGAATAAGCCCATTGAGGATTATGATCTTCTTGAGGCTATTTGTGGTAATGATCAAGCTACCGGTCATCGTGCCATCCCATCTGGAAGTCGTATTGGAGCACAAATGGATTACAACACTGAACCAGAAGCGTTCCCTCAAGCCCAGCATTTTGATAATATGTCTTTCGAGGAGGCATATGGTTATG TCCGTTga